In Thermodesulfobacteriota bacterium, the DNA window TTTGCGCAACAATTCGGAAGGAAACATGATTCGATCGAGTCTTATCAATCTGAGGATGCTGATATTTTGTTTGTTATGATGGATTCCTTCGCTACCAAAGCGAAAGCCGCCATTGACCGGTTGCGAGACGCTGGAAAAGCAGTAGGGTTGTTACGTCCGCGACTGATACGTCCCTTCCCGGCGGAGCATATGCAGCGCTTGCTTGCTGGCAAAAGAGGTGTTGCTGTAATTGATCAGAACCTGTCTATTGGCAAAGGTGGAGTATTACATTCCGAGTTGGCATCTGTCCTCTATGGTCAGAAGGGAGCCCCACCAATACTGGCAAGTTTTATCGGTGGTCTGGGCGGTCGGGATATCTCTGCCGAAGAATTCTTTGAAATGGCGGAGGTAACACGCAGGGCAGTCGACTCAGGTAAAACGCCTCCACCCAGGTTGCTATATAACCGTGATGAACTCAGGGAGATCAGAAAATTGCAGGCGGTAGCCCACGTTGAGCGTCAAGAACTTGGAGAAAAACCATGAGCGAAACCGAAACTGCATTTAGACGGATGAAGGATTTGCCCTCCACACACCTGCTGGGTACTGGAACCCCTATGTGCGCCGGTTGCGGTGGGTTACAGGCGCTTCACGTGATCTATGACATCCTGGGTGGAAAGACTGTATTTGTAAATGCCGCAGGCTGCATGACACTACTATCCGTTTATCCATTCACACCGTTTAGGGGCTCCTGGCTATACACGTCTATGGCTTCTGCGCCCGCTGGAGCGCAGGGGATTCGTGATGCGTTGGATATTCTGTTGGAACAAAATCGTATTACGCCCGAAGAGGATCTGGATGTCGTGGTGCTGACAGGTGATGGTGCTGCCTATGGAATGGGACTCTCTGCCACATCAGGCGCTATGGAACGGGATCTGGATTTTATTTACATCTGTTACGACAATGAGGGATATGGCAACACTGGGCAACAGTACTCTGGTGCAACACCGCATGCGGCAAGGACGGCAACAAGCAAAGGTCCCCGCGGTTTTGTCGGATACAAGAAGGACTTGTTTTCCATATGGGCTGCGCATAAGCCTGCCTACTTGGCAACTGTAATAGGCAGCGAGCCAGTTGACCTTGCGCGTAAAATTGAAAAGGTTAAGGACTTAAGAGGCCCTCGTATGATAATTACCCTTGCACCTTGCCCAACAGGTTGGGATTTCGATCCGAGCGAGAGTATAGAGATTGGAAAGCTTGCTGTAAAAACAGGCGTGTGGCCTTTAAAAGAATACGTGAATGGTAAAGTGGTACACACGAAAAAGCCCTATCCGAGAATACCTATTGAAGAGTATTTGAGGAGACAGGGGAGGTTTGCCCACCTGTTTAAACCAGAGCGAAACGAGAGATTGCTCGCAGAGCTTCAGGCAAAGGTAGATGAGTATTGGGAAGACTTAGAGAGAAGCTCATTCGGTACCAGTTGACAAAGGGGATTGCCAGACAATTATCTACAACCCATATGACAGGTACGCTAAAAAGCTATTTCCATCGAGGCGGTCTTGAGCCGCTGCTCGGTGCCACCATCCCTGAGCATTTTGCAGATGTGGTGAAACGATTTTCAGATCGAGAAGCAGTCGTCTCGATACTCCAGAATCAACGATTAACCTATGCACAGCTTGCAAACGCTGTAGATAACCTAGCGCGTGGGCTTTTGGGCATTGGTTTCAATAAAGGTGATCGAATTGGCATCTGGTCTACCAACAATATTGAATGGTTGTTGTTACAAATGGCTACCGCGAGCATAGGTGCTATCCTGGTCAACATAAATCCGGCCAATCGTAGCCGAGAATTGGCCCATGCCCTTAAGCTTGCTAATGTGCAGGGTCTATTTCTGATCCCAAAATTTCGCACCAGTGATTACGTGTCCATGATTATAGAGCTTATCCCGGAACTTGAATCCAAGACTCCCGGGAAGTGGAAGAACGAGGATTTCCCAGCTATGAGAAGTGTAGTTATTTACAACCCGGATGACGCCGATGGAACAGAGCGCCCATACGCCGGTTTTCTCACCTGGTGGGAAGTGCTTGCCGAGGGCGGAAAGGTAACAATTGAGAGGCTTCGGGCGGCGACAGAATTACTTGACCGCGACGACCCAATTAATATCCAGTATACATCGGGTACCACCGGTTTCCCCAAGGCTGTTGTCCTGACCCATCACAACATCCTTAATAATGCTTATTTCTCCTCTCTTGCGATGCATTTTACCGAGACTGACCGTCTCGTGGTACCCATTCCATTCTATCATTGCTTTGGCATGGTACTTGCCAATTTGCTTTGTTTGTCTGTAGGCGGCTGCATCGTGATCCCCAGTGAGCATTTTGATGCGCTATCTGTACTCAGAGGGGTAGAACAGGAGAGGTGTACGGCCATACACGGGGTACCGACCATGTTCATCGCCGAACTGGAGGATCCCCAATTCAAAGAGTTTGATCTATCTAGCCTCAGAACTGGAATAATGGCGGGTGCCCCTTGCCAGCCGGCCCTTATGAAGCGTGTTATGGAGGATATGCATTGCAGTGAAATACTTATAGGTTATGGAGAAACCGAGGCTTCACCGATCACGCATTTAACCACACGTGATGATACATTAGAGCGGCGCACTGAGACCGTAGGTAGAAACTTGCCGCATCAGGAGGTCAAGGTGGTAGATCTTGATACTGGACGGACCCTGCCACTTGGTGAGGTTGGTGAGATCTGTTTCCGCGGGTACCACGTTATGCTCGGGTATTATGGAGATGAGGAATCAACCCGTAAAGCCATTGACGATCATGGTTGGCTGCATTCCGGTGATCTGGGTACACTGGATTCCGAGGGTTACGTGCAAATTACAGGAAGGTTGAAGGAAATGATTATTCGCGGGGGGGAAAATATCTATCCAAGAGAGATTGAAGACTATATCTTTACTCACCCAAAAGTGGCGGAAGTTGCTGTGTTTGGGGTGCCGGATGAATATTACGGCGAAGAGGTGATGGCATGGATTAAGCTACACGAGGGACAAACGGCAACCGAGAATGAACTGAGGGGATTTTGCAAGGGTAAGATTGCTCACTTCAAGATACCTAAATATATCTGGTTTGTGGAGGAATTTCCCATGACAGTAACCGGTAAGCTCCAAAAGTTTCGCATGCGAGAAATCGCGATGGAAAAACTGGAGAAACGGAAAATGAAATGAAACGTTGTAACACAAGAACAGATTGATTTGGCAATAACTGATAACACGACTGAACTCCCATACTACCTTAGATCAACTTCGTAAGAGGAGCGGGAATAGGCTTAATTTTCGGCAGGAATAGGGTTACCTTGGGATGAAGTCTATATACGGATATAGGCAAGTATTAGAGTGCCCTTAGTGAATGATGAAATTATTCAGGCAACTGCCAATCAAAATTCTGACCTAATTCAATTACTTTAGACCCTTACGCTCTAGCAACACGATCGTAATCTGTAACAGATGGAATGTTTGCCTTCTCAATCTTAACCTTTGAAAATGCTTGTATTCTCTTAAACTCGGTATATTGCCAGTGAGTAATAAAGGTGATGGCCATGCCTTCCTTACCGGCTCTACCTGTTCTTCCTATTCTGTGTATATAGCTTTCGGGATCTTGAGGAATATCATAGTTTACTACGTGCGTAATACCACTAACGTCGAGCCCTCTTGCAGCGACATCGGTGGCAATTAGAATATCAACCTGTCCGTTTCTAAAGAGCCTCATAACCTTTTCTCGCTCTCTTTGAGAATAATCCCCATGAAGCCCTCGGACTTTATAACCCTTTCTGTTAAGTGCAGTCGCCAGATCATCTACACCTGTCTTAGTCTTACGGAATACAAGAAGTAACCCGTCCAATTCTGAATCAATTAATCTGCAGAGGACATTAAACTTATCGAACTCCGTAACAACATAAAACTTATGACTGGTTTGGGGAACCGTAGGCGTATCTTTTGAGATCTTTACCTCTACCGGGTCCTTCATATAACGTTTTGCCAGCCAAGAGATCTCTGCTGGAATTGTGGCCGAGAACATCATTCTCTGACAGTTTTTCGGGATTTGGGCAAGGATAAACTTCATGTCGTCGATAAATCCCATATCGAGCATCCGGTCCGCTTCATCCAGTACAGCAAAACGTACGGACTGGAGGTTTAACGTACCGCGCCTTATATGATCAATGACCCTCCCGGGGGTTCCCACCACGATATGAACTCCTTTCCTGAGCTGAGCCAGCTGTTTACCTATAGGCTGACCACCATAAACGGGAATTACATACGTCTTCTTATGTTTTCCTATTTTTTCAAATTCCTTTGCGACCTGAAGCGCTAGCTCTCTGGTCGGAGTGAGCACTATTGCCTGAACCACCTTTTCCGAAGGATTGATCTTTTCAACAATCGGTATGGCAAAGGCGAACGTCTTGCCGGTGCCAGTCTGAGCCTGGCCTATTAAATCCCTTCCACTTAGAAGCTGTGGAATTGATTCCTGCTGAACAGGGGTGGGAGTGCTTAGT includes these proteins:
- a CDS encoding thiamine pyrophosphate-dependent enzyme — encoded protein: MSETETAFRRMKDLPSTHLLGTGTPMCAGCGGLQALHVIYDILGGKTVFVNAAGCMTLLSVYPFTPFRGSWLYTSMASAPAGAQGIRDALDILLEQNRITPEEDLDVVVLTGDGAAYGMGLSATSGAMERDLDFIYICYDNEGYGNTGQQYSGATPHAARTATSKGPRGFVGYKKDLFSIWAAHKPAYLATVIGSEPVDLARKIEKVKDLRGPRMIITLAPCPTGWDFDPSESIEIGKLAVKTGVWPLKEYVNGKVVHTKKPYPRIPIEEYLRRQGRFAHLFKPERNERLLAELQAKVDEYWEDLERSSFGTS
- a CDS encoding DEAD/DEAH box helicase, giving the protein MKFEEFYLSEGVSKAIREIGLSTPTPVQQESIPQLLSGRDLIGQAQTGTGKTFAFAIPIVEKINPSEKVVQAIVLTPTRELALQVAKEFEKIGKHKKTYVIPVYGGQPIGKQLAQLRKGVHIVVGTPGRVIDHIRRGTLNLQSVRFAVLDEADRMLDMGFIDDMKFILAQIPKNCQRMMFSATIPAEISWLAKRYMKDPVEVKISKDTPTVPQTSHKFYVVTEFDKFNVLCRLIDSELDGLLLVFRKTKTGVDDLATALNRKGYKVRGLHGDYSQREREKVMRLFRNGQVDILIATDVAARGLDVSGITHVVNYDIPQDPESYIHRIGRTGRAGKEGMAITFITHWQYTEFKRIQAFSKVKIEKANIPSVTDYDRVARA
- a CDS encoding AMP-binding protein translates to MGRLREKLIRYQLTKGIARQLSTTHMTGTLKSYFHRGGLEPLLGATIPEHFADVVKRFSDREAVVSILQNQRLTYAQLANAVDNLARGLLGIGFNKGDRIGIWSTNNIEWLLLQMATASIGAILVNINPANRSRELAHALKLANVQGLFLIPKFRTSDYVSMIIELIPELESKTPGKWKNEDFPAMRSVVIYNPDDADGTERPYAGFLTWWEVLAEGGKVTIERLRAATELLDRDDPINIQYTSGTTGFPKAVVLTHHNILNNAYFSSLAMHFTETDRLVVPIPFYHCFGMVLANLLCLSVGGCIVIPSEHFDALSVLRGVEQERCTAIHGVPTMFIAELEDPQFKEFDLSSLRTGIMAGAPCQPALMKRVMEDMHCSEILIGYGETEASPITHLTTRDDTLERRTETVGRNLPHQEVKVVDLDTGRTLPLGEVGEICFRGYHVMLGYYGDEESTRKAIDDHGWLHSGDLGTLDSEGYVQITGRLKEMIIRGGENIYPREIEDYIFTHPKVAEVAVFGVPDEYYGEEVMAWIKLHEGQTATENELRGFCKGKIAHFKIPKYIWFVEEFPMTVTGKLQKFRMREIAMEKLEKRKMK